The Tenrec ecaudatus isolate mTenEca1 chromosome 14, mTenEca1.hap1, whole genome shotgun sequence genome contains a region encoding:
- the ZDHHC22 gene encoding palmitoyltransferase ZDHHC22: MLALRLLNVVAPAYFLCISLVTLVLQLFLFLPSMQEDPGAAPLFSPALLHGAFFLFLSANVLGNYILVIQNSPDDLGTCQGTSARRAPCPPPSTHFCRVCARVTLRHDHHCFFTGNCIGSRNMRNFILFCLYTSLACLYSMVAGVAHISTVLSISFAHPLAFLTLLPTSISQFFSGAVLGSEMFIILMLYLWFAIGLACAGFCCHQLLLILRGQTRHQVRKGVEVRARPWRKNLQEVFGKRWLLGLLVPMFNVGSEGSKQGDK; encoded by the exons ATGCTGGCGCTGCGGCTCCTGAATGTGGTGGCCCCTGCCTACTTCCTGTGCATCTCGCTGGTGACCCTGGTGttgcagctcttcctcttcctgcccAGCATGCAGGAGGACCCCGGGGCAGCCCCGCTCTTCTCACCCGCCCTGCTCCATGGggccttcttcctcttcctctcggcCAACGTCCTAGGAAATTACATCCTAGTCATCCAGAACTCCCCAGATGACCTGGGCACCTGCCAGGGGACCTCGGCCAGGCGGGCGCCATGCCCCCCGCCCAGCACCCACTTCTGCCGTGTGTGCGCCAGGGTCACCCTGAGGCACGACCACCACTGTTTCTTCACGGGCAACTGCATTGGCAGCAGGAACATGCGCAACTTCATCCTGTTCTGCCTCTACACATCGCTGGCCTGCCTCTACTCCATGGTGGCCGGCGTGGCCCACATCTCCACGGTCCTGTCCATCTCCTTCGCCCACCCGCTGGCCTTCCTCACACTCCTTCCCACCTCCATCAGCCAGTTCTTCTCCG GAGCTGTCCTCGGTTCTGAAATGTTCATCATTCTCATGCTCTACCTTTGGTTTGCCATCGGCCTGGCCTGCGCGGGCTTCTGCTGCCACCAGCTGCTGCTGATTCTCCGGGGACAGACCCGGCACCAGGTGCGAAAGGGGGTGGAGGTGCGGGCCCGGCCCTGGCGCAAGAACCTACAGGAGGTCTTCGGGAAGAGGTGGCTGCTGGGCCTGCTAGTGCCCATGTTCAACGTCGGAAGCGAGGGCTCCAAGCAGGGGGACAAGTAG